A single region of the Malus sylvestris chromosome 8, drMalSylv7.2, whole genome shotgun sequence genome encodes:
- the LOC126632848 gene encoding uncharacterized protein At5g43822-like isoform X1 gives MEAMVKKYQQRFRKVRDEMDSWAVLQSRLISQFRNASSIVQRLQVLQDSKNYGCLKDVVSIEEALLAKQMDSLQNILLSMKKTMEEFHVIVLSLGKIHRDGGQMAKGGGSSQLSVKQLQQRVGVKPSLADCLDGLMLLQDMHCSEYLLKSSLVTVPAIWVRSSSSWLISLTSPGRKSNSSSISYLPKTFVDIRWNIGCKLSELWTRAVWKTETSWFCLNRE, from the exons ATGGAGGCCATGGTGAAGAAGTATCAGCAGAGGTTCAGGAAGGTGAGGGATGAGATGGACAGCTGGGCCGTGCTTCAGTCTCGCTTGATTTCGCAGTTCAGGAACGCCTCCTCCATCGTCCAGAGGTTGCAG gTGCTTCAAGATTCCAAGAATTACGGCTGTTTGAAAGATGTTGTCAGCATTGAAGAGGCACTACTGGCAAAGCAAATGGACTCGTTGCAAAACATCTTGCTCTCCATGAAGAAAACCAT GGAAGAGTTTCATGTTATTGTATTGTCTCTCGGGAAGATTCATCGCGATGGTGGGCAGATGGCAAAAGGCGGTGGTTCTAGTCAGTTGAGTGTAAAACAACTGCAGCAACGAGTTGGTGTAAAACCCAGTCTTGCGGATTGCTTGGATGGGCTTATGCTTCTTCAGGACATGCATTGCTCTGA GTACCTTTTGAAGTCATCATTGGTTACAG TGCCAGCAATTTGGGTGCGCTCCAGCAGCTCTTGGTTGATCAGCCTAACATCCCCAGGGAGGAAG tCCAATTCATCTTCGATATCATATTTGCCGAAGACATTTGTTGACATTCGCTGGAACATTGGCTGCAAGCTTTCCGAGCTCTGGACGAGAGCAGTTTGGAAAACAGAAACCTCTTGGTTTTGTTTGAATCGTGAGTGA
- the LOC126632848 gene encoding uncharacterized protein At5g43822-like isoform X3 produces the protein MEAMVKKYQQRFRKVRDEMDSWAVLQSRLISQFRNASSIVQRLQVLQDSKNYGCLKDVVSIEEALLAKQMDSLQNILLSMKKTMEEFHVIVLSLGKIHRDGGQMAKGGGSSQLSVKQLQQRVGVKPSLADCLDGLMLLQDMHCSEYLLKSSLVTGTALSQLTLKPSNLGALQQLLVDQPNIPREEVQFIFDIIFAEDIC, from the exons ATGGAGGCCATGGTGAAGAAGTATCAGCAGAGGTTCAGGAAGGTGAGGGATGAGATGGACAGCTGGGCCGTGCTTCAGTCTCGCTTGATTTCGCAGTTCAGGAACGCCTCCTCCATCGTCCAGAGGTTGCAG gTGCTTCAAGATTCCAAGAATTACGGCTGTTTGAAAGATGTTGTCAGCATTGAAGAGGCACTACTGGCAAAGCAAATGGACTCGTTGCAAAACATCTTGCTCTCCATGAAGAAAACCAT GGAAGAGTTTCATGTTATTGTATTGTCTCTCGGGAAGATTCATCGCGATGGTGGGCAGATGGCAAAAGGCGGTGGTTCTAGTCAGTTGAGTGTAAAACAACTGCAGCAACGAGTTGGTGTAAAACCCAGTCTTGCGGATTGCTTGGATGGGCTTATGCTTCTTCAGGACATGCATTGCTCTGA GTACCTTTTGAAGTCATCATTGGTTACAGGTACAGCACTCTCACAACTTACCTTGAAACCCAG CAATTTGGGTGCGCTCCAGCAGCTCTTGGTTGATCAGCCTAACATCCCCAGGGAGGAAG tCCAATTCATCTTCGATATCATATTTGCCGAAGACATTTGTTGA
- the LOC126632848 gene encoding uncharacterized protein At5g43822-like isoform X2, whose product MEAMVKKYQQRFRKVRDEMDSWAVLQSRLISQFRNASSIVQRLQVLQDSKNYGCLKDVVSIEEALLAKQMDSLQNILLSMKKTMEEFHVIVLSLGKIHRDGGQMAKGGGSSQLSVKQLQQRVGVKPSLADCLDGLMLLQDMHCSEYLLKSSLVTGTALSQLTLKPSASNLGALQQLLVDQPNIPREEVQFIFDIIFAEDIC is encoded by the exons ATGGAGGCCATGGTGAAGAAGTATCAGCAGAGGTTCAGGAAGGTGAGGGATGAGATGGACAGCTGGGCCGTGCTTCAGTCTCGCTTGATTTCGCAGTTCAGGAACGCCTCCTCCATCGTCCAGAGGTTGCAG gTGCTTCAAGATTCCAAGAATTACGGCTGTTTGAAAGATGTTGTCAGCATTGAAGAGGCACTACTGGCAAAGCAAATGGACTCGTTGCAAAACATCTTGCTCTCCATGAAGAAAACCAT GGAAGAGTTTCATGTTATTGTATTGTCTCTCGGGAAGATTCATCGCGATGGTGGGCAGATGGCAAAAGGCGGTGGTTCTAGTCAGTTGAGTGTAAAACAACTGCAGCAACGAGTTGGTGTAAAACCCAGTCTTGCGGATTGCTTGGATGGGCTTATGCTTCTTCAGGACATGCATTGCTCTGA GTACCTTTTGAAGTCATCATTGGTTACAGGTACAGCACTCTCACAACTTACCTTGAAACCCAG TGCCAGCAATTTGGGTGCGCTCCAGCAGCTCTTGGTTGATCAGCCTAACATCCCCAGGGAGGAAG tCCAATTCATCTTCGATATCATATTTGCCGAAGACATTTGTTGA
- the LOC126632849 gene encoding uncharacterized protein LOC126632849 isoform X1, with translation MLEKKMFENEFAERDNEHSDSSLEKVDPGKPASLTWQRKLNSTGDAPLPFNLYLKEIIHLAPIGIRLWRHLREEAAKGREGFINPFVKHHLTSNHGVPLGGIGAGSIGRSYSGDFQRWQLFPGRCEEKPVLADQFSVFVSRTNGEKYSTVLCPRIPDVLKESQVSGIGSWDWNLNGDNSTYHALFPRAWSVYDGEPDPALKIVCRQISPFIPHNYKESSLPVSVFTYTIYNSGKTAADVTLLFTWANSVGGISELSGHHSNSRAVMKDGVHGVLLHHKTANGLPPVTFAIAAQETDGVHVSECPCFVISGDSKGITAKNMWSEIKEHGSFDSLNSAETPLPSEPGSSIGAAIAASVAVPPDGVRTVTFSLAWDCPEVKFMGGKTYHRRYSKSYGKLGDAAANIAHDAILEHHHWESQIEAWQRPVLEDKRLPEWYPVTLFNELYILNSGGTVWTDGAPPVHSLSSIGERKFSLDKSSLGLKSVIDASQQNDTAIDILGRMTSILEQVHTPIASNSAFGTNLLQEGEENIGQFLCLEGIEYHMWNSYDVHFYSSFALVMLFPKLELSIQRDFAAAVMMHDPSKMRLLSDGKWVQRKVLGAVPHDIGLHDPWFEVNAYNLYNTDRWKDLNPKFVLQVYRDVVATGDKKFAEAVWPAVYVAMAYMEQFDKDGDGMVESDGSPDQTYDTWSVSGVGAYSGGLWVAALQAASAMAREVGDKGSEVYFWHKYQKAKSVYAKLWNGSYFNYDNSGQTSSSSIQADQLAGQWYARASGLLPIVDEDKARSALAMVYNYNVQKFKDGRQGAVNGMLPDGKVDMSSMQSREIWSGVTYAVAATMIQEDMVDIGFHTAAGVYEAAWSKEGLGYSFQTPEAWTTSGEFRSLTYMRPLAIWSMQWALSKPPLFKQETELEAAEVSSFRHEAGFSKVAQLLKLPEDNSSRSILQTVFDYTCKRMWL, from the exons ATGCTTGAGAAGAAGATGTTCGAGAATGAGTTTGCTGAAAGAGATAACGAGCATTCCGATTCTTCACTTGAAAAG GTTGACCCTGGGAAGCCTGCATCACTGACATGGCAACGAAAATTAAACAGCACGGGCGACGCACCTTTGCCATTCAATCTATATTTAAAAGAGATCATTCACTTG GCTCCAATAGGTATTCGGCTATGGCGTCATCTACGAGAAGAAGCTGCTAAGGGAAGG GAGGGCTTCATTAATCCATTTGTTAAGCACCATTTGACATCTAATCATGGTGTCCCACTTGGTGGAATTGG GGCAGGAAGCATCGGAAGAAGTTATAGTGGTGATTTTCAGCGGTGGCAGCTCTTCCCTGGAAGATGTGAAGAGAAACCTGTTTTAGCAGATCAATTTTCT GTATTTGTTTCCCGCACAAATGGTGAAAAATACTCTACTGTGCTCTGTCCGAGGATCCCAGACGTTCTGAA AGAAAGTCAAGTTTCAGGGATTGGATCTTGGGACTGGAATCTGAACGGGGATAATTCTACATATCATGCCCTTTTTCCAAGGGCTTGGTCTGTTTACGACG GTGAACCTGATCCAGCTCTCAAAATAGTCTGTCGTCAAATTTCGCCTTTTATTCCCCATAATTACAAGGAGAGCAGCCTACCTGTTTCAGTTTTTACTTACACG aTATATAATTCTGGGAAGACTGCAGCTGATGTCACACTGCTTTTCACTTGGGCA AATTCTGTTGGAGGGATTTCTGAACTTTCTGGTCATCACTCCAATTCAAGAGCAGT GATGAAGGATGGCGTGCATGGCGTACTTCTACATCACAA GACTGCAAATGGGCTGCCCCCAGTGACATTTGCAATAGCAGCACAGGAGACTGATGGTGTTCACGTATCAGAGTGCCCTTGCTTTGTGATTTCTGGCGACTCCAAAGGTATCACAGCTAAGAACATGTGGAGTGAGATAAAAGAG CATGGATCCTTTGACAGTCTTAATTCTGCAGAAACGCCATTACCTTCCGAACCCGGATCATCTATTGGGGCAGCCATTGCTGCGTCTGTGGCAGTTCCACCTGATGGAGTACGCACTGTAACATTTTCATTGGCATGGGATTGCCCAGAAGTAAAATTTATGGGTGGGAAGACGTATCACAG GCGGTACTCTAAGTCCTATGGCAAACTTGGGGATGCAGCTGCAAATATTGCTCATGATGCTATTCTTG AGCATCACCATTGGGAATCCCAGATTGAAGCATGGCAAAGACCAGTTCTTGAGGACAAGAGACTTCCTGAATG GTACCCTGTCACTCTGTTCAATGAGCTCTACATTCTGAATTCTGGGGGCACAGTTTGGACAG ATGGAGCACCGCCAGTCCATAGCTTATCGAGCATTGGGGAAAGGAAGTTTTCCTTGGATAAGTCATCATTAGGTTTGAAAAGCGTCATTGACGCATCCCAACAAAATGATACTGCTATTGACATTCTTGGAAGGATGACATCAATACTTGAGCAAGTTCACACTCCCATAGCATCAAACTCTGCGTTTGGAACAAATCTCCTTCAGGAGGGAGAAGAAAACATTGGCCAATTTCTCTGTCTTGAAGGAATTGAATATCATATGTGGAACAGTTACGATGTCCATTTCTACTCTTCGTTTGCACTAGTCATGCTATTCCCAAAACTTGAGCTCAGCATCCAACGGGACTTTGCGGCAGCAGTAATGATGCACGACCCCTCTAAGATGAGACTTCTATCTGATGGAAAATGGGTCCAAAGAAAGGTTCTTGGAGCTGTTCCTCATGATATCGGCCTCCATGACCCCTGGTTTGAAGTAAATGCGTATAACCTGTATAACACGGATAGGTGGAAAGACTTGAATCCTAAGTTTGTTCTCCAAGTCTACAGGGATGTGGTTGCCactggtgataagaaatttGCAGAAGCCGTTTGGCCCGCTGTTTATGTTGCAATGGCTTATATGGAACAATTTGATAAGGATGGCGATGGAATGGTTGAGAGTGATGGCTCCCCAGATCAGACTTATGATACGTGGTCGGTCTCTGGTGTGGGTGCATATAGTGGTGGGCTGTGGGTAGCAGCATTGCAGGCTGCATCAGCCATGGCACGAGAAGTAGGTGACAAGGGTTCAGAGGTTTATTTTTGGCACAAGTATCAGAAGGCAAAATCTGTGTATGCGAAATTATGGAATGGATCTTACTTTAATTATGACAACAGTGGTCAAACATCAAGTTCCTCAATCCAAGCTGATCAACTGGCCGGACAATG GTATGCAAGAGCATCCGGTCTGTTGCCAATTGTTGATGAAGACAAGGCACGGAGTGCACTGGCAATGGTTTATAATTACAATGTCCAAAAGTTTAAGGATGGGAGACAAGGAGCAGTTAATGGGATGCTACCCGATGGAAAGGTTGACATGTCATCAATGCAGTCAAGAGAAATATGGTCTGGAGTTACATACGCTGTAGCTGCAACGATGATTCAGGAAGATATGGTTGATATAGGATTTCATACTGCGGCTGGAGTCTATGAAGCTGCATGGTCCAAAGAAGGTCTTGG ATACTCTTTTCAGACTCCCGAAGCTTGGACCACCAGCGGAGAATTCAGATCTTTAACTTACATGCGCCCTCTGGCCATTTGGTCAATGCAGTGGGCATTATCAAAACCACCGCTGTTCAAGCAGGAGACGGAGTTAGAAGCAGCTGAAGTTTCTTCGTTTAGGCACGAGGCTGGATTCTCGAAAGTTGCTCAGCTTCTAAAGTTGCCGGAAGACAATTCATCAAGAAGTATTTTGCAGACTGTTTTCGATTATACTTGCAAGAGGATGTGGTTATGA
- the LOC126632849 gene encoding uncharacterized protein LOC126632849 isoform X2, producing the protein MVSHLVELGSIGRSYSGDFQRWQLFPGRCEEKPVLADQFSVFVSRTNGEKYSTVLCPRIPDVLKESQVSGIGSWDWNLNGDNSTYHALFPRAWSVYDGEPDPALKIVCRQISPFIPHNYKESSLPVSVFTYTIYNSGKTAADVTLLFTWANSVGGISELSGHHSNSRAVMKDGVHGVLLHHKTANGLPPVTFAIAAQETDGVHVSECPCFVISGDSKGITAKNMWSEIKEHGSFDSLNSAETPLPSEPGSSIGAAIAASVAVPPDGVRTVTFSLAWDCPEVKFMGGKTYHRRYSKSYGKLGDAAANIAHDAILEHHHWESQIEAWQRPVLEDKRLPEWYPVTLFNELYILNSGGTVWTDGAPPVHSLSSIGERKFSLDKSSLGLKSVIDASQQNDTAIDILGRMTSILEQVHTPIASNSAFGTNLLQEGEENIGQFLCLEGIEYHMWNSYDVHFYSSFALVMLFPKLELSIQRDFAAAVMMHDPSKMRLLSDGKWVQRKVLGAVPHDIGLHDPWFEVNAYNLYNTDRWKDLNPKFVLQVYRDVVATGDKKFAEAVWPAVYVAMAYMEQFDKDGDGMVESDGSPDQTYDTWSVSGVGAYSGGLWVAALQAASAMAREVGDKGSEVYFWHKYQKAKSVYAKLWNGSYFNYDNSGQTSSSSIQADQLAGQWYARASGLLPIVDEDKARSALAMVYNYNVQKFKDGRQGAVNGMLPDGKVDMSSMQSREIWSGVTYAVAATMIQEDMVDIGFHTAAGVYEAAWSKEGLGYSFQTPEAWTTSGEFRSLTYMRPLAIWSMQWALSKPPLFKQETELEAAEVSSFRHEAGFSKVAQLLKLPEDNSSRSILQTVFDYTCKRMWL; encoded by the exons ATGGTGTCCCACTTGGTGGAATTGG GAAGCATCGGAAGAAGTTATAGTGGTGATTTTCAGCGGTGGCAGCTCTTCCCTGGAAGATGTGAAGAGAAACCTGTTTTAGCAGATCAATTTTCT GTATTTGTTTCCCGCACAAATGGTGAAAAATACTCTACTGTGCTCTGTCCGAGGATCCCAGACGTTCTGAA AGAAAGTCAAGTTTCAGGGATTGGATCTTGGGACTGGAATCTGAACGGGGATAATTCTACATATCATGCCCTTTTTCCAAGGGCTTGGTCTGTTTACGACG GTGAACCTGATCCAGCTCTCAAAATAGTCTGTCGTCAAATTTCGCCTTTTATTCCCCATAATTACAAGGAGAGCAGCCTACCTGTTTCAGTTTTTACTTACACG aTATATAATTCTGGGAAGACTGCAGCTGATGTCACACTGCTTTTCACTTGGGCA AATTCTGTTGGAGGGATTTCTGAACTTTCTGGTCATCACTCCAATTCAAGAGCAGT GATGAAGGATGGCGTGCATGGCGTACTTCTACATCACAA GACTGCAAATGGGCTGCCCCCAGTGACATTTGCAATAGCAGCACAGGAGACTGATGGTGTTCACGTATCAGAGTGCCCTTGCTTTGTGATTTCTGGCGACTCCAAAGGTATCACAGCTAAGAACATGTGGAGTGAGATAAAAGAG CATGGATCCTTTGACAGTCTTAATTCTGCAGAAACGCCATTACCTTCCGAACCCGGATCATCTATTGGGGCAGCCATTGCTGCGTCTGTGGCAGTTCCACCTGATGGAGTACGCACTGTAACATTTTCATTGGCATGGGATTGCCCAGAAGTAAAATTTATGGGTGGGAAGACGTATCACAG GCGGTACTCTAAGTCCTATGGCAAACTTGGGGATGCAGCTGCAAATATTGCTCATGATGCTATTCTTG AGCATCACCATTGGGAATCCCAGATTGAAGCATGGCAAAGACCAGTTCTTGAGGACAAGAGACTTCCTGAATG GTACCCTGTCACTCTGTTCAATGAGCTCTACATTCTGAATTCTGGGGGCACAGTTTGGACAG ATGGAGCACCGCCAGTCCATAGCTTATCGAGCATTGGGGAAAGGAAGTTTTCCTTGGATAAGTCATCATTAGGTTTGAAAAGCGTCATTGACGCATCCCAACAAAATGATACTGCTATTGACATTCTTGGAAGGATGACATCAATACTTGAGCAAGTTCACACTCCCATAGCATCAAACTCTGCGTTTGGAACAAATCTCCTTCAGGAGGGAGAAGAAAACATTGGCCAATTTCTCTGTCTTGAAGGAATTGAATATCATATGTGGAACAGTTACGATGTCCATTTCTACTCTTCGTTTGCACTAGTCATGCTATTCCCAAAACTTGAGCTCAGCATCCAACGGGACTTTGCGGCAGCAGTAATGATGCACGACCCCTCTAAGATGAGACTTCTATCTGATGGAAAATGGGTCCAAAGAAAGGTTCTTGGAGCTGTTCCTCATGATATCGGCCTCCATGACCCCTGGTTTGAAGTAAATGCGTATAACCTGTATAACACGGATAGGTGGAAAGACTTGAATCCTAAGTTTGTTCTCCAAGTCTACAGGGATGTGGTTGCCactggtgataagaaatttGCAGAAGCCGTTTGGCCCGCTGTTTATGTTGCAATGGCTTATATGGAACAATTTGATAAGGATGGCGATGGAATGGTTGAGAGTGATGGCTCCCCAGATCAGACTTATGATACGTGGTCGGTCTCTGGTGTGGGTGCATATAGTGGTGGGCTGTGGGTAGCAGCATTGCAGGCTGCATCAGCCATGGCACGAGAAGTAGGTGACAAGGGTTCAGAGGTTTATTTTTGGCACAAGTATCAGAAGGCAAAATCTGTGTATGCGAAATTATGGAATGGATCTTACTTTAATTATGACAACAGTGGTCAAACATCAAGTTCCTCAATCCAAGCTGATCAACTGGCCGGACAATG GTATGCAAGAGCATCCGGTCTGTTGCCAATTGTTGATGAAGACAAGGCACGGAGTGCACTGGCAATGGTTTATAATTACAATGTCCAAAAGTTTAAGGATGGGAGACAAGGAGCAGTTAATGGGATGCTACCCGATGGAAAGGTTGACATGTCATCAATGCAGTCAAGAGAAATATGGTCTGGAGTTACATACGCTGTAGCTGCAACGATGATTCAGGAAGATATGGTTGATATAGGATTTCATACTGCGGCTGGAGTCTATGAAGCTGCATGGTCCAAAGAAGGTCTTGG ATACTCTTTTCAGACTCCCGAAGCTTGGACCACCAGCGGAGAATTCAGATCTTTAACTTACATGCGCCCTCTGGCCATTTGGTCAATGCAGTGGGCATTATCAAAACCACCGCTGTTCAAGCAGGAGACGGAGTTAGAAGCAGCTGAAGTTTCTTCGTTTAGGCACGAGGCTGGATTCTCGAAAGTTGCTCAGCTTCTAAAGTTGCCGGAAGACAATTCATCAAGAAGTATTTTGCAGACTGTTTTCGATTATACTTGCAAGAGGATGTGGTTATGA
- the LOC126632850 gene encoding mitogen-activated protein kinase kinase kinase 18-like, with protein sequence MAANPDQCTSPLPGEWMKGKMVGSGSYGSVHLAMNKATGALFVVKSAQSRDGAEALENEVKILESMNSPHVVKCMGRENGEGKCTNVFMEYMAGGSLSDVMQIFGGALEEEVVRLYTREILHGLKYLHESGIVHCDLKCSNVLLGSSGNVKLADFGFAKRLKASKADGVSVQHSLQCIGGTPLWMAPEVLRNEGLDFASDIWSLGCTVIEMLTGRPPWGNEIWNPVAAVLKIACGNEKPQFPQKLSDEGLDFLARCLERDPKRRWSAKELLNHPFVSGNSMQFSRNGAAYSPASTLDIGLYEEGSDCSDQGFESCDRDEFPSSPSRNPFSRRQQISENHLESSGNWITVR encoded by the coding sequence ATGGCTGCGAATCCTGATCAGTGCACATCTCCTCTGCCGGGTGAGTGGATGAAGGGAAAAATGGTCGGTTCTGGTTCTTATGGGAGTGTTCATCTGGCCATGAACAAAGCCACAGGAGCGCTTTTCGTTGTGAAATCTGCTCAGTCTAGGGATGGAGCTGAGGCTCTTGAGAACGAGGTTAAGATTCTCGAGAGTATGAATTCCCCACATGTTGTTAAATGTATGGGGAGGGAAAATGGTGAAGGGAAATGCACTAATGTGTTCATGGAGTACATGGCAGGGGGTAGTTTGTCAGATGTGATGCAGATATTTGGCGGGGCGTTGGAGGAAGAAGTGGTTCGGTTGTACACAAGGGAGATTCTTCACGGCCTCAAGTATCTTCATGAAAGTGGGATTGTGCATTGTGACCTCAAGTGCAGCAATGTGCTCTTGGGATCCTCCGGGAATGTCAAGTTGGCGGATTTTGGCTTCGCAAAGAGGCTAAAAGCCTCAAAGGCTGACGGGGTTTCAGTGCAGCACTCTTTGCAATGTATTGGCGGGACTCCATTGTGGATGGCTCCTGAAGTTTTGAGAAACGAAGGGCTAGATTTTGCTTCGGATATCTGGTCATTGGGATGCACGGTGATTGAAATGCTTACCGGGAGGCCTCCTTGGGGCAATGAGATTTGGAATCCGGTTGCTGCTGTTTTGAAGATTGCTTGTGGCAATGAGAAGCCTCAGTTCCCGCAAAAGCTTTCGGACGAAGGGTTGGATTTCTTAGCAAGATGCTTGGAGAGAGACCCCAAAAGGAGGTGGTCTGCTAAGGAGTTGCTCAACCATCCATTTGTGTCTGGAAACTCGATGCAATTTTCAAGAAATGGTGCGGCCTACTCACCAGCGAGCACATTAGACATTGGACTTTACGAAGAGGGTTCTGATTGTTCAGATCAGGGATTTGAGAGCTGCGATCGCGATGAGTTCCCCAGCAGCCCAAGTAGAAACCCTTTTTCAAGAAGGCAGCAGATATCTGAGAATCACTTGGAGTCGTCAGGAAATTGGATTACTGTTAGGTAA
- the LOC126632851 gene encoding uncharacterized protein LOC126632851, giving the protein MPRRSSRGRSARAAPRRHAPARNPPPQPFYEARCSPSPAPAPTGRGGSMFSGFVQGMALGIGDAVAHRAVDALMGPRRVTIRNEAAAAASPTPAVPARPAAAPVPETMASTSSISGSDACSNHSKAFQDCIDEFVSDISKCQWYMDKLYECKNNSGMLSA; this is encoded by the exons ATGCCTCGCCGAAGCTCACGAGGTCGATCTGCCCGCGCAGCTCCCCGTCGTCATGCACCAGCACGCAACCCTCCCCCTCAGCCTT TTTATGAAGCTCGTTGCTCTCCATCTCCAGCTCCAGCTCCGACTGGCCGTGGTGGATCTATGTTTTCAGGATTTGTTCAGG GTATGGCTTTGGGGATTGGAGATGCCGTGGCACACAGGGCTGTGGATGCTTTGATGGGTCCTCGCCGCGTCACTATTCGAAATGAAGCTGCCGCTGCTGCTTCTCCTACTCCTGCGGTTCCTGCTCGTCCTGCTGCTGCACCAGTACCAGAAACCATGGCTAGCACTAGCAGTATCAGTGGTTCAGATGCCTGCAGTAATCACTCCAAGGCATTTCAAGAT TGCATCGACGAGTTTGTAAGTGATATCAGCAAGTGTCAGTGGTACATGGATAAGCTGTACGAGTGCAAGAACAACTCCGGCATGTTGAGTGCTTAA